From the Macaca nemestrina isolate mMacNem1 chromosome 7, mMacNem.hap1, whole genome shotgun sequence genome, the window ATCCCAATTCTGCCAAAAGGGGTCTTCTTTAGGGCCACTAGGGGCAGGGGACACCTAGGGAAAGGTAATAACCAAGTACACTCACACATGTGGGCCAATGACACAGGCACAGATTGGGGTTGGGGAGAATGACTGCCAACATGGCCGCGAGCTCCTCTGCATGCCTGGCCACTTGCTGCCTTCTCAGATTTGAGATCATGAGaactatatgtgtgtatatatatatgtgtgtatgtatatatatatatagtaacaACTCGAGAAATTCAAATAAGGTCACTAGTTTGGTTCATAGTATGGTATCAATGTAAGTTTCTTTTTGATCATTGGGCTGTGGTTATGTAAGGTGATGACACTGGGGGAAGCTGGGTGAAGAGTACACAGGAACTCTGTACTATTTTACAACTTCTATGTCAGTCTAAagtatttcaaaagcaaaaaaaaaaaaaaaaaaatcacctgggaaTGTGATCCTGCCCTATTAACTTTGGAGAACTATGGTTCCCGCTGTCCTCACCAGGCATGTGTGGTAAGCCAGGCCCCATGCCCAGGGGGGCCCATTGAGTTCTTACAGAGCCCTGGGAGATGGGACTGTTAAATGAGCTAATGTCAAGCACTTAGCACAGCGCCTGGGACAGAGGAAATGCTTGGAAACTGTTAGCAATGTTATCATAGTGTTCctgttttaaaatgaggaaacagCCTCAGAGAGCTGAAGTGATTTGGCCAAGTCACAAAGCTAAAAAGTAGCTGACATTGGGTTTAATACCACATTCTCCAACTGCAAACTTCTGACTACACTAGACTGACTCCCCTGCTGTCATGTTGACAAGGATTGTTTGTAAAACCTTCTTGGAACTTCTAAAGGGGGTCTGACTGCCGTCCTTCCATCGTATCATGTACTTCTCTTTTCCCTTGTCTTTTCTCCCACTGCGGGCAGGAGGGTGGTCGGAAGGGAAGAAGGTGGGAAAGACTGGGGTTCTGGGATAGAGGGGCTAGCAGTGCTGCTCCTGAGCCAGCCTGTGCTGCTAACAGGGTCTAGGGGTCACACACTTGACTCTATCCTGCTGGTTTTGTGTGTAGGTCCAGAACACAGTCCCGCCCCCGAGCCATGGTCTGTGAGTAACCACTGATGCTGAGTCCTGCAGGTGGAGCAGCATGTCCTTGGTGGGAGGGTCTGCCTGTAGCCTCCATGATTGTGAGAACCAAGGACTTTCCAGTGGTCCCAGCCCCAGAGCAGCTCCCAAGGTACCCCAAGGCCACATGGGTCTAGCACAGAGGGAAGCTCAAACTTACACCCAAGGCACTGTGTCTGACCTGGCTAACCATCTGTGTTGTAGAGGACACCTACAGCTCCGAGGAGACCGTGGACCACCAGCCTGTCCACCTGAGGGTCATGGACACTGCAGACCTGGTAACATTACCTCCATTACCTATGCACTGCTGCGAGTCACTGTAGCCTCCTGAGAAGTCCTGGCCCAGAGTGCGAGGCCTCAGATGTACATTTAGATGCCTTTTAAGCTCAAGTTTGCTGTGTAACCCTGAATAAGGCACTTGATTTCTGTGGGTCTGAATCCTTTCTTTGCCAAATGAGAAGGATGGGACGGGGCCTGGAGAGACATGATGGTTGCTGGCATCTGCTCTGAGATCTTGTGCTATGGGGCTCTGTGCCTGTGCACACGAGGAGGCAGGTACACACCTGTTTACACAGATGCTCCTGGTGAGAGCCCCTTAGCCCAGGTCTCTCCCACACACAAGTCTCCACCCATGTCCTCATCACCCCCTGCCAAGGCTGGATGCCAGTTACTCTCAGAAGCCAAAGGGGCAGCATGAACCCAACCCAGAACCAGCGGTGCCCAGGGACAGCCAGGTCTCTGTAGGGACCATGCCAGAGTCTTTGGCTCTGGGCCCAAGGAGCCAAGGTCTTCAAGTCTCTGGCTGGGTGGTGGGAGGGAGGTTCATGAGACAATGTCTCCTTTCACACCAAGCCAAATCCACACTCAAGTGCCCCTTTGAAAGGGCTCTGCTGGGAAACAATATACAAAgcctggggagtggggaggtgggatTGGACGGCTAAGGTGAAGGCCTTTACCCCAACCTCTCTGCCCCTCCTCTGGTGGGGCTTCTCTCCTTCACCCCAGGACACCCCTAGGAACTGCGAGCGCTACCTGAACTGGGCCCATGCCTTCCTGGTGGTGTATAGCGTCGACAGCCGCCAGAGCTTCGATAGCAGCGGCAGCTACCTGGAGCTGCTTGCCTTGCACGCGAAGGAGACACAGCGCAGCGTCCCTGCCCTGCTGTTAGGCAACAAGCTGGACATGGCTCAGTACAGGTGAGCACGGCCTGCTTGGCCCTTGTCTCCAGAGCTCGCTTTCTTCGCTTGTAAGGGCAGGTGGCATCTTCAGGGATGAGTGGGCTGCTAAGAACAGTCATCCCCTTGAATTGAGGTAGAAGGGATTAtatgtttgtctgtttgttttctgagacggagtctcactctgtcacccaggctggagtgcaatggcaccatctcagctcactgcaacctccacctcctgggttcaagtgattctcctgcctcagcctccccagtaggtgggattacaggtgcctgccaccatgcctggctaatttttgtgtttttagtacagacggggtttcaccttgttggccaggctggtcttgaactcctgaactcgtgatccacctgcctcggcctcccaaagtgctgggattacaggcgtgagccaccgtgcccggccgaaggGATTATGTTATAAAGGTATTGTAGATGTTGGTCTTCCAGGCAGCCAAGGACTTAAAGGGAAAGGTTTCTGGGTCACACAGGGGCTACACCCTGAAAGTCAGAAGAGCAGccactccttcctccctcttgGGTCTCTGTGGATTCTCTTGGATTCACCCTTCTTGCCTGAGTCTATCCTGACCTTCCCGGCCCCACTCCCAGCAGCTGACTGATCTAGTGCCCGATTCCAATTCTAAGGAGAGAGGCTCTGATTGGCTCCTTGGTCAGGTGTCTGCTCTGGTCCAACCGGCCCTCCCCTCACCCAGACCCAGCCTCCCACACTCACTCCCACAGTTGACTGGGCTGACAGCAGGTTCTCTTAAAAAGTGTTGGACTCAAATCAGAGGTCAGAGACTGGGCCAGAGGACGCATTACTGAAAATACTGCAGCCATATTTTGCTTGGCTGGCATAGTGTCTTAAAAGACCTAGAACTGGAATGCTTTGAGGTGGGGCACGCTCTCTCCAGCCGACCCCAGGCCTCGCCGCTCCCCATGGTTTACCTCCACCCTCTCCACACATTCAAGTTGCCTGCCTGGCCCTGAGGCATTTGACACTGTGATGCCTGAACTTAATGAGTAATGCCACTGAACTTCTCCAGCACTGACCTTTGTCATCTGTGGCCAGTCTACCTGCAAGGGATAGCCCCTTCCACCAGCCACTCATCCCTCCTTGTTAACGGGCGGTCTGTCCTGCTTCCCTAGGCCCCGAGGGCACATTGACTGGTGTTAACAAGGAGGGGACCCTTTGTTTAGAACGGGTCAGATGGGCAGTGGGAAAAAGAGAGGTGTGGGGCCGTGAAGGGGGACTACGGTGAGAGGCCTTCAAAAAGGTGGCCAAGCCCTCAGACCCAGGCAAATTGTGTCTCCGTGAATGAGGGAAGTCATGTGACCTGAAAGCTGCTGAAGGTAGTCTTTGAGGAATCGCAGACCCTCTTAGGAGTCAGAAAACTGGATTGTGAGTCGGCCAGTTTCAATACAGGGAAAAAAACTACGAATCACTCTTTTGACTCCAATCTTTGCCAAAGAGATTGTCTAAAATGGTTTGGGAGCAAATAACAAAGAATACATGCTCAAATGAAGCTGATCCCACCCGTTCCCTAAAAACAACTTAGGACAATGTATTCCTATTTCATTCTTCGATCAAGTCCCGAGTTTAGTAGATTGAGATTCTGGGAAGCACAAGAAGTCTAACTTTTAGCTGAGCATTGGTCATTGTCTCCCATGACTGTCTCACGGTTTGAAGGGTAAAATCTGGGTTAGGTTGGTGCTTCCCAAGCCGCTGATAAAATTTTCACTAGGAtgcaacaaaataagaaaaagaacaatgttctgtgcctctgtcacccactcacacacacgcacacacacacggggtttgtgtttgtgaaaattcattatTCAAGCCCCCACAATGACAAAGTTGCAAATTCAAGCTCATCATAAAAGCACATAATGGCAAGTGTTCTTTCCAAAACGGTTCCTCAGGCAGCAGTGAGCTTACTGGCAGAAACCAGCCCTGGGTGGGGAATAGATTCCATGCCTCTGACTCGTTTTGTCCCAGTCACTCACTCTCTCTGAGACTCCCCCCACCATGGAGTGGCACCCGGGGCAGCTAGCCCACTCTCAGCCCGTGCTCCTGCCAGATCAGCCTTGGGCTCAGAAACTTTTCCTGCCATGGCCCACGAGTGCCTCCTCTCATCTAGTGACTGTGCCATTATCCTCGGCAGTGAGCAGTGGGACAGCTCAGCAGTAGGGCAGGAAGATGCAGCCAGTGGAATCTCGCCCCCAAGACCGCAGGGACCCCCCCGTCTCTCCCCTCTTCTAGACATCCGACCTACGCAAGAGCCAGTCTTCTTTTTCCTCCCACCTCGATTCCCATGGCTTTCAGGTCAGAAACCTCCACGACCTTCCCAAGTTTCGGATATTCTATCGTCCCTTCACGGGAGGTGGTGTAGGACCAAGCCAGAATAGGTGTTGCCCCCTCTCTCCTTTTGCCCTCCTCACCATGAAATGTTgtcacccctgccctctcctgcctctgtcctgGAGAGGCAGACAGAACACCCCAGGAGCCTTGAGAACTCTGCCAACCACAGGCTTCTGGAGTCACCTCTGTGGTCTAACCCTTCAATCCAAACGACTGCTTCTCTCTAGAGCTGATCCCACAAGCCAGAACTGGGGGTGGCCCGTTTCCTGCCCCAGGGACCCATGTTGGGGTAGAGAAGAGATGGGGCTGGGAATGGCCTGCTTCCTCCAGTCACAGGCAGAGTTTAGCATAGGGGATTTGGAGTAGCTTCTTACCCTCATCCTCACCCCAAAATTCTCGCTTGGGTGACatcagctaccatttattgagcactgactctgtgccaggtactgtgctaagcacttgaAACAAATTGTCTTTCGTAATCCGAACAACCCTGAGGGGCAGAGGTCAGTAATCCATTGTACCTATGAGaacactgagactcagagaggtgaagatGACCCCAGGCCACCCAGCTAGTCCATGGGGCGCCGGGTGTAGGAGCTGGTCTGCCTGATTTGGCACAGCCTGCTCCTAACTccctgcctcaccctgcttcctCACCAGGCAAGTCACCAAGGCAGAGGGTGTGGCTTTGGCAGGCAGGTTTGGGTGCCTGTTTTTCGAGGTCTCTGCCTGTCTGGACTTTGAGCACGTGCAGCACGTCTTCCATGAGGCAGTGCGAGAGGCACGGCGGGAGCTGGAGAAGAGCCCCCTGACCCGGCCCCTCTTCATCTCCGAGGAGAGGGCCCtgccccaccaggccccactcaCCGCCCGGCACGGGCTGGCCAGCTGCACCTTCAACACACTCTCCACTGTCAGCCTGAAGGAGATGCCCACCGTGGCCCAGGCCAAGCTGGTCACCGTGAAGTCATCCCGGGCCCAGAGCAAGCGCAAGGCGCCTACCCTGACCCTCCTGAAGGGCTTCAAGATCTTCTGAGGACCCTTCCCCAGGAACCCCAGGCTTGGTGGGTGGACAGGACTGCAGCGGGGCAGGGGCTGGCTTCTCACCACCGGCTTTTCCCTCTGATGGACAGcagaccccacctccagcacCAAGCAGTGTCCCTACACTCAGTTCACTGTGCGAGCTGCAGTGGCAGGCAGGGATGCTGCTTCTGTTCCCTCCACGCCTTGGTCTTCATGGTAACCACCGCATCTGTGGCCCTGGAGGGAAACAGCCACTGTGACAACCCAGAGACCTGGGTTCAGCCTTAAGTAGGAAGAAATTGCAGTGTCCATCCTGCTGCCGTCAGCCCTTCCTGCTCCAGCTACAGTTGGGCCAGCTGTGGCCCTTGGTGGACGGTCTAGGTGGATAGCTCTGTCAATGTCAGGCCTAAGAACCTGCAGAGTGACAGCCCTGCGGTCCTTGCGCCACCTGGTGGACGGGAAAGGCAGGGCGGCTGCCGTTTCAGAGGCCAGAGCCTGGCCCTCCTGTCATCTGCTGACTTCACAGAAGGCCCAGGCTACAAACCCCACAGTTTATTCAAGGAAATCTAGTTAAAATAATCCAATGGACAGCCTGGGCGGGGCAAAGAAGCCCCAGGAAGGggtgtttccaacacttgatgtcTCAATGAGGATAAAAGGGAGGGGGCTGTGGGTTGTCCAATGTAAGGAGCCCCAGAGTTCTTTCACCAGCAGACAGATTCCCCATGTGTCTTCCCACTGTTAAGGACTCTGTCCAAAGAACCTCAGGACCAGCTCCGTCAAGTTTAATGATCCAGGCTGCAGAAGAAAGTTGTCACTCCAGTGAGTTACCCAGGGCTCCAGGGAGCCCACAGCAGCATCAGACCCATCCAGGGGCTACAGGGCCTGCCCCCTTGCAGGTGGAAACACAGTATACCCGTTTGTCGTCTGGTTTGGCAGGACCCAGGACCCTCAGCAATGAGTCTGAGTGTTCAAAGCCCACTTTAGAACCTAAAGCATTTTGGGTTAATAAAGCAAATTTTTGCATATGTTATTTGGTGGTGTCACCGCAGCTTATACCAGGACACCATGGCTCAGACATGGGATCAGGACACTCCTTTCAGATCCCACCATTGGCAAGAAAAGGCTCTCCAAGGCAGGCAGCGTGGTAGTTGTCTGTGTTTTGTTTACCACACGCCAGGTCCAAGGGAAGTCTTGTACAGACTCTTAGCAGACAagcagggaaaggagaggggagggccCTGGTGGGTGGAAGGACTGGGAAGGGGGTTCTGGGCCTGGAAGCCTGCTTCTTCCCCTCTCAGCAGTCTCAGGACTGCTGTTGTATTGCAAACAGTATCTCTGACCCAGTCTTCAGTCTCATTCTGTAAATAGAGGAGCTGAGGTCAGAGCGGGGCTGTGAACTACTCAAGACCACATGCTTGGAGTCCTAGCCAGGCTTCCCGACCCACAGGCCAGCTACGGATTTTGCACTTTTGCTCCAGGCcacttgtgtgtgtatgtgtgtgtgtaccactGCCATGTGAACAAACTATGCAATACCACCTGCTCACTTCCAGGAGCattttaataaaagattttttttaataacagaattTTAGTTTGCTTGCAGTTCATTCATTGTATCTgctaaaaaagaaaggaaggaaggaaggaaagaaagagagagagagaaagaaagaaaaagaaagaaagagaaaagaaaaagaaaaaagtgggctGCTTGGGAAAGACTGTAAAACCTGAGAGGTTTCAGGCCACTGAGCTGAGCCCAGATCATGTGCCTGGCTTAGGGTGGGACTTCTCTGAACCCTCACTAGCTCTCAGTTTCTGGTATGTCTGGAAGGAAAACTGACAGCACATCTCTCTCTTGTAACTCGAGTTCCACCTGGGCTGAGTTTGGCTTTTCTGAGAGCAAAGTCTCTCTTAGGTTGTTTAGGCTGTTGTGATCCTTGGTTCTGGCCTCATCCAAATGCAGGacttctggattttctttttctggtggTTGCATCTTTTGTTTTCTGGAGGGACAGGGAACAGTGTTAATCAGGGGGGCTGAGTGGTTGGGGCAGGACTCGTCTCCCAAATGGCTTAAAGAATCTGAAGGGAAAATTCTGTATGCAGTTGGGGGAGAAGCGGCAATAGTTGGATATTCCCTCAACAGAGAAATGACTTACGCTTGCGTGTGTGTCATTTCAGGGAGTCCTTACTGTCACCTGTGAGCTCAAGTATCATTGCCACCCCCCCCGCCGCCACCTTCCAAGTGAGGAAATGTAGTTCacggaggccaggtgcagtggctcatgcctgtaatcccagcactttgggaggctgaggcgggtggatcacttgaggccaggtgtttgagaccagtctggccaacatggcaaaattctgtctctactaaaaatacaaaaattatctgggtgtggttgtgcctgtaattgcagctacttgggacactgaagcaggagaatcgcttgaacctgggaggcagaggttgcagtgagctgagattgcaccattgcactccatcctaggcaaaagagagactgtctcaaaaaaaaaaaaaaaaaaagctaaggaTGCACATAGTTAGGGTGTGCACTTAAGCCTCCTGACTCTTGAGTCCTGTGTTCATTTCACCTAACCACACTGTCTCTAACCTTGGACTGTTATCCTACTTAGCACAGGTCCTTGTTACCACACACCTCATCCCTCACACTACTGCAGGAAATTTCTAACTAATCTCTCTGCTTCTGGGTGTTTCCTTCTCTAAACCATCCTAGGCACAACACCAGTCATGTTTCTAAAACCCCATCGTGTACACAtcactcccctcccccaaccaccTTCATTGGCTCCCACTACCCACTTCCTTAACCTTCTAATAACTCTCACGAGTCTGTCCTCTCTCCAGATTGGTTTTATTCAAGGTATCCCTAGACTTCCTGGCCATAgtggagggacccagtgggggtAAGCTGTCAGCCCAGAGATTCTGCCTGGGTCGTAGGGGGAACAGGTCTGCTGTACCTGTGGACAGCCACTCATCTCTGAGTTGACCTTGCTGAGGTGCATGTGTCCTGACAGGGTGAGAGGGGCAAGCTCCCCTTCTGAATGGCTACACTCCTCCAGGTCATGCCTGCGTCCTGTCCAGGGCCGGGGGTGGTAATCAGGGactgttgctgttttttgttttgttttgtttttagcagcTTTGGGTTCTCAAAGGACACTGAAGGCTGAATTTTGCTGTCCCAAAGGGTGGACAGCCATGATCCCTAAGTGACCCCTCTCTAGATTTCCCTCTGGGAAGGCAGGGCCTCTACCCCTCAGAGACCACCCCATCCCCCCAGGACCAGCTCCTCACCTGCTTGCCTGGATGCTCCTTCCCAGGAGGAACATGCTTATCATGACCACCACAGCCGCCAGGGCAAGGATGGAGTGATTCCAGGGAGATGCTAGGGAGGGACACACAGGACAGAGCCCTGAGGAGTGGCCAGGCACCTCTCAAGCCCACTGACAGCTGGGCCCTGGGCTCAGACCCAGCTTACAGTATCAACTGTCCTTTGTGTGGAGACCCTAATCCAAGATGAGCCCCTTGCCCTGGGGCACTCCCAGTGTAACAGGTGGGAGGGTGGAAGACACAGTCTCTACTCTGGAGAAGCCCTAATCTAATGGAGGAGACAGTACTGCCGTTAAATAACAGTGGGGCCACAGGGGTGAAGGGCAGAGGCCTGCGGAGGGCAGGGGACAGGTGGGCCAAGATAAACTTTACAGTCTTGAGTTTTGCCAGGGGCTGGCACaaggcaaagaaagaaggctgggcgcagtggctcacgcctataatcccagcactttgggaagctgagtcaggtggatcacctgaggtcgggagttcaagaccagcctggccaacatggtgaaaccctgtctctactaaaaatacaaaaattagctgggtgtggtggtgtacccctgtaatctcagctacttgggaggctgagaatcagttgaatacaggaggcagagcttgcagtgagccaagattgcgccactgcactccagcctgggcaacagagtgaccctgcctcaaaaaaaaaaaaaaaaagacaaaaaaaaaaa encodes:
- the LOC105488504 gene encoding ras-like protein family member 12 isoform X3, with the translated sequence MSSVFGKPRAGSGPQSTPLEVNLAILGRRGAGKSEDTYSSEETVDHQPVHLRVMDTADLDTPRNCERYLNWAHAFLVVYSVDSRQSFDSSGSYLELLALHAKETQRSVPALLLGNKLDMAQYRQVTKAEGVALAGRFGCLFFEVSACLDFEHVQHVFHEAVREARRELEKSPLTRPLFISEERALPHQAPLTARHGLASCTFNTLSTVSLKEMPTVAQAKLVTVKSSRAQSKRKAPTLTLLKGFKIF
- the LOC105488504 gene encoding ras-like protein family member 12 isoform X1, with the translated sequence MSSVFGKPRAGSGPQSTPLEVNLAILGRRGAGKSALTVKFLTKRFISEYDPNLEDTYSSEETVDHQPVHLRVMDTADLDTPRNCERYLNWAHAFLVVYSVDSRQSFDSSGSYLELLALHAKETQRSVPALLLGNKLDMAQYRQVTKAEGVALAGRFGCLFFEVSACLDFEHVQHVFHEAVREARRELEKSPLTRPLFISEERALPHQAPLTARHGLASCTFNTLSTVSLKEMPTVAQAKLVTVKSSRAQSKRKAPTLTLLKGFKIF
- the LOC105488504 gene encoding ras-like protein family member 12 isoform X2; its protein translation is MSSVFGKPRAGSGPQSTPLEVNLAILGRRGAGKSALTVKFLTKRFISEYDPNLEDTYSSEETVDHQPVHLRVMDTADLDTPRNCERYLNWAHAFLVVYSVDSRQSFDSSGSYLELLALHAKETQRSVPALLLGNKLDMAQYSDCAIILGSEQWDSSAVGQEDAASGISPPRPQGPPRLSPLLDIRPTQEPVFFFLPPRFPWLSGKSPRQRVWLWQAGLGACFSRSLPVWTLSTCSTSSMRQCERHGGSWRRAP
- the LOC105488504 gene encoding ras-like protein family member 12 isoform X4, which produces MSSVFGKPRAGSGPQSTPLEVNLAILGRRGAGKSALTVKFLTKRFISEYDPNLEDTYSSEETVDHQPVHLRVMDTADLDTPRNCERYLNWAHAFLVVYSVDSRQSFDSSGSYLELLALHAKETQRSVPALLLGNKLDMAQYSEQWDSSAVGQEDAASGISPPRPQGPPRLSPLLDIRPTQEPVFFFLPPRFPWLSGKSPRQRVWLWQAGLGACFSRSLPVWTLSTCSTSSMRQCERHGGSWRRAP
- the LOC105488498 gene encoding organic solute transporter subunit beta isoform X2, translating into MEHSEGAPGEPAGTVVPQELLEEMLWFFRVEDASPWNHSILALAAVVVMISMFLLGRSIQASRKQKMQPPEKENPEVLHLDEARTKDHNSLNNLRETLLSEKPNSAQVELELQERDVLSVFLPDIPETES
- the LOC105488498 gene encoding organic solute transporter subunit beta isoform X1: MRWLLIKISVTPLLQSLPFQAPRAPGGLQGSSAQGPEPRRQGGLLGLRGLRTSLPAVHTTRSRGMEHSEGAPGEPAGTVVPQELLEEMLWFFRVEDASPWNHSILALAAVVVMISMFLLGRSIQASRKQKMQPPEKENPEVLHLDEARTKDHNSLNNLRETLLSEKPNSAQVELELQERDVLSVFLPDIPETES